In Microbacterium sp. ABRD28, the genomic stretch TATGCCGGGGAGTTCCTTCAGCGGCTCGAGGATCTTCTCCGTGGCGCCGGCGGCGAGGGCGCCGTCGTCGCGCTCACCGCGCAGCGGCTGACCGGTGGCGTGGCGCGACTGGTCGATCTGGCCCCTCGGCGCGTCCTCCTCGCCACCGCTTCGCGTGCCGATCACGTCGCACTCGGCGGTGATCCGGCGGGGTACGAGGCCCGTGCCGTGCCGGGTCGAGGAACGATGGACGGCATCGCCCTTCAGGTGGCGACCGCCTGGGATGCAGCGGTTCCGGGTCCGGCCGGTCCGCCCGAGACCTGGCACCCCCGAGCGCTCACGGGGTTCGTGACGCGGCGCTCGCCGCAGGCGCGGGCGGCGCTGCGCGCCTGGGAGGGAGCAGGGGCCGCGCTCATCGATCTCGAGGCCTTCGACGCCGGAGTGGAGCGCGGCAGCCGAACCGGCCGCGTCGTGGTCGTCGGCGAACCCGACGAGTGGCAACGGCACTGGCGGACACTCGCGCTCATCCGGTCGGACCACGACCTGGTCATCGACGCGTCCTGCGGACCCGAGTATCGGATGCTGACGGCCGACCGCGACCTGCCGCCCTACTGCCTGACCGGGCGCGGTCGGGCCTGGGTGCGCCATGCAGCAGGCGAGCCCCGTCGCATCCTTCTTCCCGACACTCCCGCGCATGCTTGACCGCTGTCGCCCGCTGGCCATAACGTCAGCGCATGGCAACCTCCCCTGTGACCCTGGGCCGACCCGAAGGCAAGGGACTCGCAGCGGGGACGCTGGGGCTGTGGGGCTCGACCGTCATCGGTCTGGCGTCGACGGCACCGGTGTACTCGCTGGTCGCGACCCTCGGGTTCGTGGTGCTCGCCGTCGGTGCGCAGGCGCCGATCGCGTTCATCATCGCCTTCGTGCCGATGCTGTTCATCGCCTTCGCGTATCGCGAGCTCAACAACGCCGTGCCCGACTGCGGCACGACGTTCACCTGGAGCACGAAGGCCTTCGGACCCTGGGTCGGCTGGCTCGGCGGGTGGGGTGTGGCCGTCGCCGGGACGATCGTGCTCGCGAACCTCGCGCAGATCGCCGGCATCTACTTCTGGTCCCTTTTCGGAGACGGCTCGCTGGCCGGCAACGTGCCGCTGGTCACCGCCACCGGTGTCTTCTTCATCGCGGCGATGACGTGGGTGAGCTGGCGGGGCGTGGAGATCGGCGAACGGATCCAGAACGTCCTCCTCGCCATCCAGTACCTCCTCCTGGCGGTCTTCATCGTCGCCGCGCTCTGGCAGTTCTTCACCGGCACGGCCCCCAACCCCACGCCGTTGGATCTGTCGTGGTTCAACCCGCTCGGGTTCACCGACTGGAGTGCGTTCACCGAGGCGATCCTCCTGGCGATCTTCATCTACTGGGGGTGGGACACCTGTCTCGCGCTGAACGAGGAGACGAAGGACCCCAAGCGCATCCCGGGCCGGGCCGCCCTCCTGACCACGCTCATCCTCGTCTTCACCTACGTCGGCGTGACCGTGGCGGCGATGATGTACGCCGGTCTCGGATCAACGGGTGTGGGCCTGGGCAATGAGGCCAACGCCGACGACATCTTCCTGGCGCTGAAGGACGACCTGCTCGGCCCGCTGGCCCCGCTCCTGCTGATCGCGGTCCTGATCTCGGCGGTGTCGTCGACGCAGACGACGATCCTCCCGACGGCGCGTGGCACCCTGTCGATGGCGGTGTACAAGGCGCTCCCGCAGCGATTCCGCACGGTGCACCCCGTGTACAAGACCCCCTCGTTCTCCACGATCGTCATGGGGATCGTCGCGAGCCTGTACTACATCGGGATGACACTGATCAGCGACAACATCCTGCAGGACTCGATCCTGTCGCTCGGCCTGGCGATCGCGTTCTACTACGCCCTCACGGGGTATGCCTGCGTCTGGTACTTCCGACGTGACCTGTTCACCTCGGCGCGGAACCTGGTGTACCGCGGCATCCTGCCCCTGCTCGGAGCCCTGATGCTGACCTACGCGTTCATCCAGTCCGCGATCGACATGTACGACGTCGACTACGGGTACACCGTGCTGCTCGGCATCGGCGGCACCTTCGTCGTGGGCGTCGGTTCGCTGGCGATCGGCGTGGTGCTGATGTTCATCTGGTACGCCTTCCCCACCTCCAAGCCCTTCTTCCGCGGGGAGCGGCTCAACCGCGACACGCCGGTGCTCGTGCCCGATGAGGGGGCCTACCAGCGATCGGTGGACGGCGGGCTCAGCTGACCCCGGTCCTCAGCCGAGGACATCGGCGACCGGTGTGTGCGTCAGACCGTGCGCGGCGGCGACGCCCGCGCTCGTGACGGCACCGCCGACGACATTGAGGCCTGCCGCCAGCGCGGCGTCCTGCGCGAGCGCCGACCGCCATCCTCGGCCGGCGATCTGGCGGATGTAGGGCAGGGTCGCGTTCGTCAGCGCGGAGGTCGAGGTGTTCGGCACGGCGCCGGGCATGTTCGCCACGCAGTAGAAGACGGTGTCGTGCACGGCGAACGTGGGATCGGCGTGGGTGGTCGGACTCGTGTCGGCGAAGCAGCCGCCCTGATCCACGGCGATGTCGACCAGGACGCTGCCCGGTCGCATCCGGGACACCATCTCGTTGCTGACGAGCTTGGGCGCCTTCGCCCCCGGGATCAGCACCGAACCGATGACGAGGTCGGAGTCCACCACGGCGCGATCGAGGTCGAGAGGATTCGACGACGCCGTCTTGACCCGTCCCTGGAAATGGTCGTCGAGGGCGCGCAGACGTTGGATGTTGGTGTCGAACACCGTGACATCCGCCCCGAGGCCGACGGCGATGACGGCGGCGTTCGCTCCGGCGACCCCGCCCCCGATCACGGTGACCCGCGCGGGGCGGGTGCCGGGCACACCCGACATGAGCAGGCCCCGTCCTCCCTCGGAGCGCAGCATCGTATGCGCGCCGACCATGGGGGCCAAGCGCCCCGCGACCTCGCTCATCGGGGCGAGGAGCGGCAGCCCGCCCCCGGGCAGCTGCACGGTCTCGTAGGCGATCGCGGTGACCCCTTCGGCGATGAGGCGCTCGGTCAGCGTGCGGTCTGCGGCGAGGTGCAGGTAGGTGAAGAGGACGAGGTCATCGCGGAAATACCGGTACTCCTCGGCGATCGGCTCCTTCACCTTCAGCAGGAGCTCCGCTCGCCCCCACACCTCGGCGGCGTCGTCGACCAGGACCGCCCCGGCGTCGTCGTATTCGCCGTCGGGCATCGACGATCCCGCGCCGGCACCTCGCTGCACGACGACCTCGTGTCCGGCGACGACGAGGTCGTGCACTCCGGACGGGGTCAGCGCGACCCGGTATTCGTTGTTCTTCACCTCGGTGGGAACTGAGATCCTCATCTTCGCGGTCCTCTCCGCTCCTGGTGGAAGCGTCACATGACGGGGCGGATCACCCCGACGTCTCGACCGCCGCCGGTGACCGACAGCGGAAGCTCGGCGAGGGTCGCGGCGACGTCGCCCGCCGGCAGCGCACCGTGGCGCTCGA encodes the following:
- a CDS encoding APC family permease: MATSPVTLGRPEGKGLAAGTLGLWGSTVIGLASTAPVYSLVATLGFVVLAVGAQAPIAFIIAFVPMLFIAFAYRELNNAVPDCGTTFTWSTKAFGPWVGWLGGWGVAVAGTIVLANLAQIAGIYFWSLFGDGSLAGNVPLVTATGVFFIAAMTWVSWRGVEIGERIQNVLLAIQYLLLAVFIVAALWQFFTGTAPNPTPLDLSWFNPLGFTDWSAFTEAILLAIFIYWGWDTCLALNEETKDPKRIPGRAALLTTLILVFTYVGVTVAAMMYAGLGSTGVGLGNEANADDIFLALKDDLLGPLAPLLLIAVLISAVSSTQTTILPTARGTLSMAVYKALPQRFRTVHPVYKTPSFSTIVMGIVASLYYIGMTLISDNILQDSILSLGLAIAFYYALTGYACVWYFRRDLFTSARNLVYRGILPLLGALMLTYAFIQSAIDMYDVDYGYTVLLGIGGTFVVGVGSLAIGVVLMFIWYAFPTSKPFFRGERLNRDTPVLVPDEGAYQRSVDGGLS
- the ald gene encoding alanine dehydrogenase, with the translated sequence MRISVPTEVKNNEYRVALTPSGVHDLVVAGHEVVVQRGAGAGSSMPDGEYDDAGAVLVDDAAEVWGRAELLLKVKEPIAEEYRYFRDDLVLFTYLHLAADRTLTERLIAEGVTAIAYETVQLPGGGLPLLAPMSEVAGRLAPMVGAHTMLRSEGGRGLLMSGVPGTRPARVTVIGGGVAGANAAVIAVGLGADVTVFDTNIQRLRALDDHFQGRVKTASSNPLDLDRAVVDSDLVIGSVLIPGAKAPKLVSNEMVSRMRPGSVLVDIAVDQGGCFADTSPTTHADPTFAVHDTVFYCVANMPGAVPNTSTSALTNATLPYIRQIAGRGWRSALAQDAALAAGLNVVGGAVTSAGVAAAHGLTHTPVADVLG